The following coding sequences lie in one Caproicibacterium argilliputei genomic window:
- a CDS encoding DnaD domain-containing protein, with protein MIPFDANNVTQTVTQPVTHSGTQPVTQTVTQVWHINNNNLNPNFNSNNYDVDGDAAGADVRDEAGKLLTPEILFSECFQKEPAPFESKRCDQLLRLHDPDLVEYAFERSAEMGQKTLAYVQGILNRMAQRGIHDMGDLADWDMKAGDI; from the coding sequence ATGATTCCTTTTGATGCTAATAATGTTACACAAACCGTTACACAACCTGTTACACATTCTGGTACACAACCTGTTACACAAACCGTTACGCAAGTATGGCACATTAATAATAATAATCTTAATCCTAATTTCAATTCCAATAATTATGATGTTGATGGTGATGCCGCGGGCGCGGATGTGCGCGACGAAGCGGGAAAACTGCTGACCCCGGAAATCCTTTTTTCAGAGTGCTTCCAAAAAGAACCTGCTCCGTTTGAGAGTAAACGCTGCGACCAGCTTCTACGTTTGCATGATCCTGACCTGGTGGAATATGCTTTTGAACGGTCTGCTGAAATGGGGCAAAAAACTCTGGCGTATGTGCAGGGAATCTTAAACCGCATGGCTCAACGCGGTATACACGACATGGGGGACTTGGCAGACTGGGATATGAAGGCAGGTGATATATAG
- a CDS encoding N-6 DNA methylase, with protein MSHSIRTRTDVEKEFVKIFSQMTNEHQSWEVWSDFCYMAAAAISNSVDKVSAPGREKQYLQIIRKYRKPHQENFSRLLALVVEALNANPDQDFLGELFMALELGNHWTGQFFTPYSVTRMMAAMIFGDGLKEQIRHDGYVSVSDPACGAGATLMAFANECQRREINYQQNVIFVAQDIDQTAALMCYIQMSLLGCPGYVTIDDTLAHPQTGNPLFMQPADNVWLTPFYFSQVWQQRRAVKMLDRLIRANQPDKPKEEFFFFTFQKGAENVRSY; from the coding sequence GTGAGTCATTCAATACGGACCCGGACAGATGTTGAAAAAGAGTTCGTTAAAATTTTTAGTCAAATGACCAACGAACATCAAAGTTGGGAAGTGTGGTCTGATTTTTGCTACATGGCCGCTGCTGCAATATCAAATTCAGTGGACAAGGTATCGGCACCGGGACGCGAAAAGCAATACCTGCAGATAATCAGGAAATACCGTAAACCACATCAGGAGAATTTTTCAAGGCTGCTTGCATTGGTAGTTGAGGCACTGAACGCTAATCCAGATCAAGACTTTCTCGGCGAGCTGTTTATGGCATTGGAACTCGGGAACCATTGGACAGGCCAGTTTTTCACGCCGTACAGTGTGACACGAATGATGGCGGCCATGATATTTGGTGATGGGTTGAAAGAGCAGATTAGGCATGACGGCTATGTCAGTGTGTCAGACCCGGCGTGTGGGGCAGGAGCAACGCTCATGGCTTTTGCAAACGAATGTCAGCGGCGGGAAATCAATTACCAGCAGAATGTGATTTTCGTGGCGCAGGATATCGACCAGACCGCAGCGCTGATGTGCTACATCCAAATGAGCTTGCTGGGTTGTCCCGGATACGTGACTATTGACGATACGCTGGCGCATCCGCAAACAGGTAACCCGCTGTTCATGCAGCCGGCAGATAATGTTTGGCTGACACCTTTCTATTTTTCGCAGGTGTGGCAGCAGCGGCGGGCAGTGAAAATGTTAGACCGGCTGATTCGGGCAAACCAGCCGGATAAGCCAAAGGAAGAA